In one Mucilaginibacter sp. PAMB04168 genomic region, the following are encoded:
- a CDS encoding glycoside hydrolase family 88 protein has product MKKYSFVTVILSLVFLAFTYWTEKDVFVNENYVFAQKQLKHLLDTANKVDTLFPRTTGKGGQVVLTNKYEWTSGFFAGSLWYAYELGKDEDMRKQAIKWTEKLEPLKNFTEHHDLGFMMYCSYGNAYRLTKNTKYKEVLVQAAKSLSTRYSPKTGSIRSWNRFGSWDGQHKYDFPVIIDNMMNLELLFFASKVTGDPTYKNIAITHANNVIKNQIRPDYSCYHVVCYDPQTGKVLAKETAQGYANNSTWARGQSWGIYGFTMAYRETGDKRYLETAQKMAQFYINHANLPADGVSYWDFNANQKGYLPSVNSHAPETPINYRDVSAAAVTASALLELSAFKVPDAAIYRNAGIKILHSLSSPVYRAQPGQNGGFLLKHSVGSIAHGIEIDVPLIYADYYFLEALNRYKLIN; this is encoded by the coding sequence ATGAAGAAATACAGCTTTGTTACGGTGATTTTATCCTTAGTTTTTTTAGCATTTACTTACTGGACTGAAAAAGATGTTTTTGTAAATGAGAATTATGTTTTTGCCCAAAAGCAGCTTAAGCATTTGCTGGATACTGCTAACAAAGTGGATACGTTGTTTCCGCGTACCACGGGTAAGGGCGGGCAAGTGGTGCTTACCAACAAATATGAATGGACATCAGGTTTTTTTGCCGGCTCGCTGTGGTATGCTTACGAGCTGGGCAAAGATGAGGATATGCGTAAGCAGGCTATCAAGTGGACCGAAAAACTTGAACCACTGAAAAATTTTACGGAACACCATGATTTAGGGTTTATGATGTATTGCAGCTATGGCAATGCATACCGTCTTACCAAAAACACAAAGTACAAAGAGGTGCTTGTACAGGCTGCAAAATCGCTTAGCACAAGGTATAGTCCTAAAACGGGAAGCATACGGTCATGGAACCGGTTTGGCTCATGGGATGGGCAGCACAAGTATGATTTTCCGGTGATTATAGATAATATGATGAACCTCGAACTGCTGTTTTTCGCCTCAAAAGTAACCGGTGATCCCACCTACAAAAATATAGCGATTACGCATGCCAACAATGTAATAAAGAATCAGATACGACCCGATTACAGTTGCTACCATGTAGTTTGTTACGATCCGCAAACAGGCAAAGTGCTGGCTAAAGAAACGGCCCAGGGATATGCTAATAATTCAACATGGGCCCGTGGCCAGTCATGGGGTATTTATGGTTTTACTATGGCCTATCGCGAAACGGGGGATAAAAGATATCTTGAAACCGCACAAAAAATGGCGCAATTTTATATTAACCATGCAAACCTGCCGGCTGACGGCGTGAGTTATTGGGATTTTAACGCTAACCAAAAGGGCTATTTACCTTCTGTAAATTCTCATGCGCCCGAAACCCCAATCAACTATCGTGATGTATCTGCTGCTGCGGTAACCGCTTCGGCTCTGTTAGAATTGAGTGCCTTCAAAGTGCCCGATGCGGCAATTTATCGCAATGCAGGCATCAAAATCCTGCATTCGTTAAGCAGCCCCGTTTACAGGGCACAGCCAGGGCAAAACGGCGGATTTTTATTGAAACACAGCGTTGGCAGCATTGCACACGGCATTGAAATCGATGTGCCGCTTATATACGCTGATTACTATTTTCTGGAAGCGCTTAATAGGTATAAATTGATTAATTAA
- a CDS encoding DUF5017 domain-containing protein produces the protein MSRTLYITLFMLATVFASCQKDLSTGDTDFTVSVDKSTLALGDTARFRFNGNPDIVTFYSGEAGKRFEYSGRATADGTPVLTFNSVRASGTQPNSLQLMVSTDFKGVAKGDTVTTKANIAAATWTDITSRATLSSGSTSATPSGAINLSDFASAGKPVFFAFKYNAAAGTIQNRWTITSFSIKNELSDGTTYEIANLNSSTTPYQIYGVDTFSPGWAGYTLQNTYLWNITSTQLMITGATTAATAKETAEAWAIIGSINLRKVVPDVGVLIKNPTQSLSASAFTYKYAAKGSFNAVFVGGSIDVNREKFVQKSVKVNVN, from the coding sequence ATGTCGAGAACGTTATATATTACCCTGTTTATGCTGGCAACGGTTTTTGCCAGCTGTCAAAAGGACTTAAGTACCGGCGATACCGATTTTACAGTAAGTGTTGACAAATCAACGCTTGCCCTTGGTGATACGGCCAGGTTCAGGTTCAATGGCAATCCGGATATAGTTACCTTTTACTCAGGCGAAGCCGGCAAAAGATTTGAATACAGCGGCCGCGCAACTGCCGACGGCACGCCTGTACTCACCTTTAACTCAGTTAGGGCAAGCGGCACACAGCCCAATTCTTTACAGTTAATGGTATCAACTGATTTTAAGGGAGTGGCTAAAGGCGATACTGTAACAACCAAAGCCAACATAGCAGCCGCCACCTGGACAGATATTACCTCGCGTGCCACCTTATCAAGCGGCAGTACCTCCGCAACGCCTTCGGGCGCCATCAACCTGTCAGACTTTGCTTCGGCAGGCAAACCCGTATTTTTTGCCTTTAAATACAATGCTGCTGCGGGCACTATTCAAAACCGTTGGACCATCACCAGCTTTAGTATTAAAAATGAACTGTCCGACGGCACCACTTACGAAATAGCCAACTTAAACAGTTCTACCACTCCCTATCAAATTTACGGGGTTGATACGTTTAGCCCGGGTTGGGCTGGTTACACCTTACAAAATACCTATTTGTGGAACATCACATCAACCCAGCTGATGATAACAGGAGCTACAACAGCAGCCACCGCGAAAGAAACGGCCGAAGCCTGGGCAATAATTGGCAGTATAAACCTGCGCAAGGTGGTGCCCGATGTAGGAGTGCTGATTAAAAATCCTACCCAAAGTTTAAGTGCCAGTGCCTTTACTTACAAGTATGCTGCAAAGGGCTCTTTCAACGCCGTTTTTGTTGGCGGCAGCATTGATGTCAACCGCGAAAAATTTGTTCAAAAATCTGTAAAAGTCAATGTTAACTAA
- a CDS encoding RagB/SusD family nutrient uptake outer membrane protein, whose translation MNQLYTKRVFLLLLGLAIMALSSCKKLLEKEPTDFVQPQNYFNSEADLNLALAGVYDPLGSEYLYASGLWFQFGNCTDESFYPNSANAFAAPMFYQYDYTNSYVSGLWEQCYIGIERANLLIENVSKPVMDEKRRQAILGEALFLRGFYHFMLVSNYGDVPLKLASTKSVNVVEIPRTPSAQVYAQVLKDMQDAELKVNKASTIGNSSRISQTTVEGMLARVCLYMAGNPLNDKAKYADALTWAQKVVNSGENALLTTPNLTYTNSPYSQIFINEAQDVYDVKECMWEADFNMFGNNTAFSEGGRLGTYGIACNNLDTGYASSNVRTTIKLYNLYQAADRRRDWAIAPFTYTSTTTSATRVPYAATAVINRACGKWRRSFEPLSSPKQQFKSGQNFPILRYADVLLMLAEAENEVNGPTATAYNAINSVRRRGYALPVNVASAVADLAPGLSKNSFRQAIMDERARELCFEALRKPDLIRWGVFTQVMSATAAEINGSNATATNKALWSLGYNTAASSSRYLLLPIPALEINVNRAMTQNPGW comes from the coding sequence ATGAATCAATTATATACAAAAAGAGTTTTCCTTTTGCTTTTAGGGTTAGCCATAATGGCGTTAAGCTCGTGCAAAAAGCTGCTCGAAAAAGAACCTACCGATTTTGTGCAGCCACAAAATTATTTTAATAGCGAAGCCGACCTGAATTTAGCCCTTGCGGGCGTATACGACCCCTTGGGTAGTGAGTACCTTTACGCCAGCGGCTTGTGGTTTCAGTTTGGCAACTGCACCGACGAATCCTTTTATCCTAACAGCGCAAATGCATTTGCTGCGCCTATGTTTTACCAGTACGATTATACCAACAGCTATGTAAGCGGTTTGTGGGAGCAATGCTATATAGGCATTGAGCGGGCTAACCTGCTTATTGAAAATGTGAGTAAACCGGTGATGGATGAAAAACGACGCCAGGCAATTTTAGGTGAAGCCTTATTTTTAAGAGGGTTTTACCACTTTATGCTCGTGAGCAATTATGGCGATGTTCCGCTTAAGCTGGCATCAACTAAAAGCGTAAACGTTGTTGAAATACCGCGCACGCCGTCAGCGCAGGTGTACGCGCAGGTATTGAAAGATATGCAGGATGCCGAGCTTAAAGTGAATAAGGCAAGCACAATAGGCAATTCCAGCCGCATATCGCAAACTACGGTTGAGGGTATGCTGGCCCGTGTGTGCCTGTACATGGCGGGTAACCCCCTTAATGATAAAGCTAAGTATGCAGATGCGCTTACATGGGCACAAAAAGTAGTAAACAGTGGCGAAAATGCATTGCTGACCACGCCTAATTTAACCTATACCAACTCGCCTTACAGCCAGATATTTATTAACGAGGCGCAGGATGTATATGATGTAAAGGAATGTATGTGGGAAGCCGATTTTAATATGTTTGGTAACAACACTGCATTTTCGGAAGGTGGCCGCCTGGGTACTTACGGCATTGCTTGTAATAATTTGGATACGGGGTACGCTTCGAGCAACGTGCGCACCACTATAAAGCTTTACAACCTTTATCAAGCTGCCGACCGCCGCAGGGATTGGGCAATAGCACCGTTTACTTATACCAGTACAACCACTTCAGCCACCCGTGTACCTTATGCGGCAACGGCCGTTATCAACAGGGCATGCGGTAAGTGGCGCCGTTCGTTTGAGCCGCTTTCGTCGCCTAAGCAGCAATTTAAGTCAGGCCAAAACTTTCCGATACTGCGATATGCTGATGTGCTGCTGATGCTGGCTGAGGCCGAAAATGAAGTAAACGGCCCCACAGCAACAGCTTACAATGCTATTAATTCGGTACGCCGCAGGGGATATGCCTTGCCGGTTAACGTAGCCAGTGCCGTAGCCGACCTTGCGCCTGGACTGAGCAAAAACAGTTTCAGGCAGGCTATCATGGATGAGCGCGCCCGCGAACTGTGCTTTGAGGCGCTCCGCAAGCCCGATTTAATACGCTGGGGCGTTTTTACACAGGTTATGTCGGCTACTGCTGCCGAAATAAATGGCTCAAATGCTACGGCTACTAATAAAGCGCTGTGGAGCTTAGGTTATAACACAGCAGCGTCGTCATCCAGATACTTGCTGCTGCCTATTCCAGCCCTTGAGATAAACGTAAACAGGGCAATGACTCAAAACCCCGGATGGTAA